In the genome of Hyphobacterium sp. CCMP332, one region contains:
- the nusG gene encoding transcription termination/antitermination factor NusG gives MSDLNWYVVKAISGQEKKVKTYLENEIGRENLTEVIPQILIPSEKVYEMRNGKKRIREKNFFPGYVLVQMDPSHGEVIHVIKGIPGVLGFLGNEKGASKEPVPLRQTEVNRILGKVDESEEMEMKLDQPFIVGEEVNVMDGPFNGFTGTVQEVFEDKKKLNVMVKIFGRNTPVELNYMQVEKIK, from the coding sequence ATGTCAGATTTGAATTGGTATGTAGTTAAGGCGATTTCTGGACAGGAAAAGAAAGTTAAAACTTACCTGGAGAATGAAATTGGCAGAGAAAATCTGACTGAAGTCATACCGCAAATTCTTATTCCTTCTGAGAAGGTTTATGAAATGAGGAATGGCAAGAAAAGAATCAGGGAGAAGAATTTCTTTCCTGGCTATGTTTTGGTTCAAATGGATCCATCGCATGGCGAAGTAATTCATGTTATTAAAGGAATACCCGGTGTATTGGGATTTCTGGGTAACGAAAAAGGAGCTTCCAAGGAACCTGTTCCATTGAGACAAACCGAAGTAAATAGAATACTTGGGAAAGTTGATGAAAGTGAAGAAATGGAAATGAAGTTGGATCAACCTTTTATAGTAGGTGAAGAGGTTAATGTAATGGATGGGCCGTTCAACGGTTTTACCGGAACTGTTCAGGAAGTTTTTGAAGATAAAAAGAAATTAAATGTAATGGTTAAGATTTTCGGGCGAAATACCCCAGTGGAACTTAACTATATGCAAGTCGAGAAAATAAAATAA
- the rpoB gene encoding DNA-directed RNA polymerase subunit beta has product MASVDKTTGRINFSSTQSSIEYPDFLDVQLKSFRDFFQLDTNPENRLQEGLYKVFCENFPISDSREVYVLEFIDYVIDPPKYDIDECIDRGLTYAVPLKAKLRLSCNDEEHEEFETIEQEVFLGNIPYMTPKGSFVINGAERVIVSQLHRSPGVFFAQSKHTNGTKLYSARIIPFKGSWIEFATDVNNVMYAYIDRKKKFPVTTLLRAIGYGSDKEILELFGLSEEVEATAKNLKKIIGRKLAARVLRTWTEDFVDEDTGEVISIDRNEVLLERDSAIEADDIELIVESGSKSVILHKEDVNIADYQIIYNTLQKDNSNSEKEAVEQIYRQLRNTEAPDEATAREVIQNLFFSDKRYDLGEVGRYRINKKLGLDIDSEVKVLTNQDIILIVKYLIGLINSKAVVDDIDHLSNRRVRTVGEQLYSQFGVGLARMARTIKERMNVRDNEEFKPVDLINARTLSSVINSFFGTNQLSQFMDQTNPLAEITHKRRMSALGPGGLSRERAGFEVRDVHYTHYGRLCTIETPEGPNIGLISSLCVHAKVNNMGFIETPYREVKKGVVDINGEVKYLTAEEEDDTFIAQANAPVDAKGKFINDKVKARLEGDFPVIEPDKIALMDIAPNQIVSVAASLIPFLEHDDANRALMGSNMQRQAVPLLIPEAPIVGTGMEARAARDSRTLIRAEGDGEVIFVDAKKITIRYSLTAEQELVNFEENEKTYNLIKFRRTNQDTCVSLKPIVKKGQKIKEGDILCEGFSTENGELALGKNMLVAFMPWQGYNFEDAIVISERVVKDDVFTSVHIEEFELEVRDTKRGEEELTSEIPNVSEEAVANLDENGIIRVGAEIKEGDILIGKITPKGESDPTPEEKLLRAIFGDKAGDVKDASLKAPPSLKGVVIDTKLFSRPKRDKDSRVKAKKEVEILKQKYGNQLTELKARAVKKLAEILAGKPSNGVKHKFGDDIIPKGTKFTENNIREKIFPEKNVYRDESNYSVPEEANLLSDLIHENWTDDEKLNTKVKQLVKNFTLERNKFMGSFKRERYTLEVGDELPTGIVSLAKVYVAKKRKLKVGDKMAGRHGNKGVVARIVREEDMPFLEDGTPVDIVLNPLGVPSRMNLGQIYETVLGWAGLKMGKKYATPIFDGATAQEVENELKEAGLPDYGRAYLYDGLTGDQFDLPVTVGVIYMLKLGHMVDDKMHARSIGPYSLITQQPLGGKAQFGGQRFGEMEVWALEAFGASNVLQEMLTVKSDDVIGRAKTYESIVKGENTPTPNVPESFNVLVHELRGLALEVTLD; this is encoded by the coding sequence TTGGCTAGTGTAGATAAAACAACCGGAAGAATTAATTTTTCTTCCACTCAATCATCAATAGAATATCCGGATTTTTTAGATGTCCAGTTAAAATCTTTCAGAGATTTTTTCCAGTTGGATACCAATCCGGAAAACAGATTGCAAGAAGGTCTTTACAAAGTATTTTGTGAGAACTTTCCTATCTCAGATTCCAGAGAAGTCTACGTATTGGAATTCATTGACTATGTCATTGACCCTCCAAAATACGACATCGATGAGTGTATCGATAGAGGACTAACATATGCTGTCCCTTTGAAAGCTAAACTAAGGCTTTCATGTAATGATGAGGAACACGAGGAATTTGAGACTATTGAACAAGAAGTATTTCTTGGTAATATTCCTTACATGACTCCCAAGGGATCTTTTGTGATCAACGGAGCTGAACGAGTAATCGTTTCTCAGTTACATAGATCTCCGGGTGTATTCTTTGCTCAGAGTAAACATACTAACGGAACCAAATTATATTCTGCCAGAATTATTCCATTTAAAGGTTCTTGGATAGAATTTGCTACAGACGTCAACAATGTCATGTACGCATACATCGACAGGAAAAAGAAATTTCCTGTCACTACTCTTTTAAGAGCTATCGGATACGGTTCAGATAAAGAAATACTTGAATTATTCGGTTTATCTGAAGAAGTCGAGGCGACAGCGAAAAATCTTAAGAAAATTATTGGCCGAAAACTAGCGGCGAGGGTTTTAAGAACCTGGACAGAGGATTTCGTGGACGAAGATACCGGTGAGGTAATCTCAATCGATAGGAATGAAGTTTTACTGGAAAGGGATTCCGCCATTGAGGCAGATGATATAGAGCTTATTGTAGAATCCGGTTCAAAATCTGTAATTCTTCATAAAGAAGATGTTAACATTGCCGATTACCAGATTATTTACAATACACTTCAAAAGGACAATTCAAACTCTGAGAAAGAGGCCGTTGAGCAAATTTATCGTCAGCTGAGAAATACCGAAGCACCAGACGAAGCTACGGCTCGTGAGGTAATTCAAAATCTTTTCTTCTCAGATAAACGATACGATTTGGGTGAAGTAGGTCGATATAGAATCAATAAGAAATTGGGTCTTGATATCGATTCTGAAGTGAAAGTTCTAACCAATCAGGATATTATTTTAATTGTAAAGTATCTTATTGGTTTAATTAATTCAAAAGCAGTGGTGGATGATATTGACCACCTGAGCAACAGACGTGTAAGAACTGTTGGAGAACAATTGTATTCTCAATTCGGAGTTGGACTGGCCAGAATGGCTCGTACTATTAAAGAGAGAATGAATGTTCGTGATAATGAGGAATTCAAACCTGTTGACCTTATTAATGCGAGAACGCTGTCATCGGTCATCAATTCATTCTTTGGAACAAATCAGCTATCTCAGTTCATGGATCAAACAAATCCTTTGGCTGAGATAACCCATAAAAGAAGAATGTCGGCTTTAGGACCCGGAGGACTTTCAAGAGAAAGAGCAGGATTCGAGGTTCGGGATGTTCATTATACTCACTATGGAAGGCTGTGTACCATTGAAACACCTGAAGGTCCGAATATTGGACTGATCTCTTCACTTTGTGTTCATGCCAAAGTGAATAACATGGGATTTATTGAAACACCGTATAGAGAGGTTAAAAAAGGAGTTGTAGATATCAACGGTGAGGTTAAATATCTTACAGCTGAAGAAGAAGATGATACCTTCATCGCTCAGGCAAACGCACCGGTAGATGCGAAAGGTAAATTTATAAATGACAAAGTAAAAGCACGACTTGAAGGTGATTTTCCTGTTATTGAGCCTGATAAAATTGCCTTAATGGACATTGCTCCAAACCAGATTGTATCTGTTGCCGCTTCTTTAATTCCATTTTTGGAACACGATGATGCCAACAGAGCACTTATGGGATCTAACATGCAACGTCAGGCAGTTCCACTTTTAATTCCTGAAGCTCCAATAGTGGGCACAGGAATGGAAGCAAGAGCAGCCCGTGATTCCAGAACCCTTATTAGAGCTGAAGGAGATGGAGAAGTAATTTTCGTTGATGCTAAAAAAATCACAATACGATATTCCTTAACTGCAGAGCAGGAATTGGTGAATTTTGAAGAAAACGAGAAGACATACAATCTTATCAAATTCAGAAGAACCAATCAGGACACTTGCGTAAGCCTTAAACCTATTGTCAAAAAAGGGCAGAAAATTAAGGAAGGCGATATTTTATGTGAAGGTTTCTCAACTGAAAACGGAGAGTTAGCCCTTGGTAAAAATATGCTCGTAGCCTTTATGCCTTGGCAGGGATATAACTTTGAAGATGCAATCGTAATTTCAGAAAGAGTTGTAAAAGACGATGTATTTACATCAGTTCATATTGAAGAATTTGAACTCGAAGTTCGTGATACCAAAAGGGGTGAAGAGGAATTAACCTCTGAAATTCCTAACGTAAGTGAAGAAGCCGTAGCTAATTTGGATGAGAACGGTATCATTCGTGTAGGTGCGGAGATTAAAGAAGGCGATATCCTTATCGGTAAAATAACACCGAAAGGGGAATCTGATCCGACTCCGGAAGAAAAATTACTTCGAGCAATCTTTGGAGATAAAGCCGGTGATGTTAAAGACGCTTCATTGAAAGCACCTCCTTCTCTAAAAGGAGTCGTGATTGACACCAAATTATTCTCTCGACCTAAAAGAGATAAAGATTCAAGAGTAAAAGCTAAAAAAGAAGTTGAAATCTTAAAGCAAAAATACGGCAATCAATTAACTGAACTCAAAGCAAGAGCGGTTAAGAAATTGGCAGAAATTCTTGCTGGTAAACCATCAAATGGTGTAAAACACAAATTTGGGGATGATATCATACCTAAGGGAACGAAATTTACTGAAAATAATATTCGTGAAAAGATCTTCCCTGAAAAGAATGTTTATCGGGACGAGAGTAATTACTCGGTACCGGAAGAAGCAAACCTACTCAGTGATTTGATTCACGAAAACTGGACAGATGATGAGAAATTGAACACTAAAGTTAAGCAACTGGTGAAGAATTTCACATTGGAGCGAAACAAGTTCATGGGATCATTTAAAAGAGAGCGATACACCTTAGAGGTAGGCGATGAATTGCCAACCGGTATTGTTAGCCTTGCCAAAGTGTATGTCGCTAAGAAAAGAAAACTGAAAGTAGGGGATAAAATGGCAGGTAGACACGGAAACAAAGGTGTCGTTGCAAGAATTGTGAGAGAAGAGGATATGCCATTCCTGGAAGACGGAACTCCGGTTGATATTGTGCTCAATCCATTGGGTGTGCCTTCCCGTATGAACCTCGGCCAGATTTATGAAACTGTTCTTGGATGGGCCGGGCTTAAAATGGGTAAAAAATATGCAACCCCAATTTTTGATGGTGCTACAGCCCAAGAAGTTGAAAATGAGCTAAAAGAAGCAGGATTGCCTGATTACGGAAGGGCTTATTTATACGATGGCTTAACTGGTGATCAATTTGATTTACCGGTAACTGTTGGTGTAATCTACATGTTGAAACTAGGTCACATGGTAGATGACAAAATGCACGCGAGATCAATTGGACCATACTCACTCATCACTCAACAGCCACTTGGAGGTAAAGCTCAGTTTGGTGGTCAGAGATTTGGTGAAATGGAGGTATGGGCACTTGAAGCATTTGGTGCTTCTAATGTTTTACAGGAAATGTTGACTGTAAAATCGGATGATGTGATTGGAAGAGCGAAAACTTACGAATCAATCGTAAAAGGCGAAAATACTCCAACACCAAATGTTCCCGAATCATTTAATGTACTTGTGCATGAATTAAGGGGATTAGCATTAGAGGTTACACTCGACTAA
- a CDS encoding 50S ribosomal protein L1: MGLSKKRKEALSKVDKLKEYSISEAASLLKEVSYTSFNASVDMDIRLGVDPKKADQMVRGVATLPHGTGKEVKVLVLCTPDKEEEAKAAGADHVGLDDMIKKIEGGWVDFDVVITMPAVMAKVGKLGRVLGPRGLMPNPKSGTVTPDVAKAVTEVKAGKIDFKVDKFGIIHMSIGKMDFNADQIVDNAKEIMGTINKLKPASSKGEYIRSITLSSTMSPGIKIDHKTLA; encoded by the coding sequence ATGGGACTTTCTAAAAAAAGAAAAGAGGCTCTCTCTAAAGTAGATAAATTAAAAGAATACAGCATTTCAGAAGCTGCTTCTCTTTTAAAAGAGGTGAGTTATACATCATTTAACGCTTCGGTAGACATGGATATCAGGCTGGGAGTAGATCCGAAAAAAGCCGATCAAATGGTAAGAGGCGTAGCCACGTTACCTCATGGTACCGGTAAGGAGGTTAAAGTTTTAGTTCTTTGTACTCCAGATAAGGAAGAAGAAGCTAAAGCTGCCGGTGCGGATCATGTGGGCCTTGACGACATGATTAAAAAAATTGAAGGTGGATGGGTCGATTTTGACGTAGTTATCACCATGCCTGCAGTAATGGCAAAAGTTGGAAAACTGGGTCGTGTTCTTGGTCCAAGAGGTTTAATGCCGAATCCAAAGTCTGGAACTGTTACTCCTGATGTTGCAAAAGCTGTAACCGAGGTAAAAGCTGGTAAAATTGATTTCAAAGTAGATAAGTTTGGAATCATTCATATGAGCATTGGCAAAATGGATTTTAACGCAGATCAAATAGTTGATAATGCCAAAGAAATCATGGGCACCATTAATAAATTAAAACCCGCCTCATCAAAAGGAGAATACATCAGAAGTATTACTCTTTCGAGTACAATGAGTCCGGGCATTAAAATTGACCACAAAACATTAGCTTAA
- the rplK gene encoding 50S ribosomal protein L11, with protein MAKEVSGFLKLQVRGGAANPSPPVGPALGAKGVNIMEFCKQFNARTEDKRGQLLPVVVTVYVDKSFDFVIKTPPAATLLLEKSKQKKGSPESNRKKVGSVTWDQVKEIAEIKMPDLNAHTVESAMKQVAGTARSMGLNVKGKAPWAN; from the coding sequence ATGGCAAAGGAAGTAAGTGGCTTTTTAAAATTACAAGTCAGAGGTGGAGCAGCAAACCCATCTCCTCCGGTAGGACCTGCTTTAGGTGCTAAAGGAGTTAATATCATGGAGTTCTGCAAACAATTTAATGCAAGAACCGAGGATAAAAGAGGACAATTGCTACCCGTTGTAGTGACGGTTTATGTTGATAAATCCTTTGATTTTGTCATTAAAACACCTCCCGCTGCAACACTCTTGCTGGAGAAATCGAAGCAGAAGAAAGGCAGTCCTGAATCCAATAGAAAAAAGGTTGGTTCAGTAACATGGGATCAGGTGAAAGAAATCGCGGAAATTAAAATGCCGGATTTAAATGCTCATACAGTTGAGTCAGCAATGAAGCAAGTGGCAGGTACTGCCAGAAGCATGGGTTTAAATGTTAAAGGTAAAGCTCCTTGGGCTAACTAA
- the rpoC gene encoding DNA-directed RNA polymerase subunit beta', translated as MAFRRNKKIKSDFNKITISLASPESILESSYGEVTQPETINYRTYKPEMGGLFCERIFGPVKDYECHCGKYKRIRYKGIICDRCGVEVTEKKVRRERMGHIELVVPVAHIWYFRSLPNKIGYLLGLPTKKLDQIIYYERYVVVQAGIKEEDGVNYLDFLTEDEYLDILDKLPRENQSLDDSDPNKFIAEMGADALEMLLSRLDLDSLSYQLRHQAANDTSQQRKAEALKRLKVVEAFREARTRIENRPEWMVIKMVPVIPPELRPLVPLDGGRFATSDLNDLYRRVIIRNNRLKRLIEIKAPEVILRNEKRMLQEAVDSLFDNSRKVNAVRAEGNRALKSLSDMLKGKQGRFRQNLLGKRVDYSGRSVIVVGPQLKMHECGLPKNMAAELFKPFVIRKLIERGIVKTVKSAKKIVERKDPVIWDILENVLKGHPVMLNRAPTLHRLGIQAFQPKLIEGKAIQLHPLVCTAFNADFDGDQMAVHVPLGHGAVLEAMLLMLASHNILNPANGAPIAVPSQDMVLGLYYLTKGRKHTKEYPIDGEGMTFYGPEEVIIAINEGRLNKHAHIKVRTNVRNEAGELETKLIETVAGRVLFNQYVPEEVGFIDELLTKKKLQKIISSIYKTCGVSRTANFLDDIKELGFQNAYKGGLSMGLSEIIIPSVKEELIVKAKEEVEAVSQNYMMGLITDNERYNQVIDIWTRINSQITNTLMKQLETDEQGFNCIYMMMHSGARGSREQIRQLGGMRGLMAKPQKNLVGSVGGIIENPIISNFKEGLDVIEYFISTHGARKGLADTALKTADAGYLTRRLVDVSQDVVITEADCGTLRGISTSALKDNEEVVEPLSERILGRVALNDIIDPISEELILKANEEITEEIADRIDNSGIETVEIRSALTCDSKKGICAQCYGRNLASGDMAQRGEAVGVIAAQSIGEPGTQLTLRTFHVGGTASNIATEASIHAKFEGVVEFEDLKTVTTKDKDDNDSEVVMSRMGEIKIIDPKSKKTLITNHVPYGAFLKVTEKQKVKKGEELCYWDPYNAVILSEFPGEIAYESIEEGITFREESDEQTGHREKVIVDTKDKTKNPAIIVSDSKGESKGYNIPVGAHINVNERQKIKAGHILAKIPRSTSKTRDITGGLPRVTELFEARNPSNPAVVSEIDGVVSFGGIKRGNREIFVESKDEVKKKYLVPLSKHILVQDNDFVKAGYALSDGAITPSDILSIKGPTAVQEYIVNEIQEVYRLQGVKISDKHIEVIVRQMMQKLEIIDSGDTSFLKGQNVNKFAFMEENDNIIEMKVVEDPGDSQNLKQGQIVSLRKLRDENSSLKRKDMKPVKVRDAKPALASPALQGITQASLGTESFISAASFQETTKVLSEASIRGKADDLQGLKENVIVGHKIPAGTGFRDFQDVIVGSADDYDLLMEGEKEAELSDEKVSE; from the coding sequence ATGGCTTTTAGAAGAAATAAGAAAATAAAAAGTGATTTTAATAAAATTACGATCAGTCTGGCTTCGCCGGAGTCTATCCTGGAAAGTTCTTACGGAGAAGTAACTCAGCCGGAAACCATAAATTACAGAACTTATAAACCGGAAATGGGAGGATTATTCTGTGAAAGAATTTTCGGGCCCGTAAAGGATTATGAGTGCCATTGCGGTAAATACAAGCGAATTCGATACAAAGGAATCATTTGTGACCGATGTGGAGTTGAGGTTACTGAAAAGAAAGTCAGAAGAGAAAGAATGGGACATATCGAATTGGTTGTTCCTGTTGCTCATATCTGGTATTTCAGGTCTTTGCCAAATAAAATAGGATACCTTTTAGGATTACCTACTAAAAAACTGGATCAGATCATATATTATGAAAGATATGTGGTAGTTCAGGCCGGTATTAAAGAAGAGGACGGAGTCAATTATTTGGATTTCTTAACAGAAGATGAGTATCTGGACATTCTGGATAAACTTCCAAGGGAAAATCAAAGTCTCGATGACAGCGATCCTAATAAATTTATCGCTGAAATGGGTGCAGATGCACTTGAAATGCTTTTGAGTAGACTGGACCTTGATAGCTTGTCTTATCAATTGCGTCATCAGGCTGCCAATGATACTTCACAACAAAGAAAAGCCGAAGCGCTTAAAAGACTTAAAGTTGTTGAAGCATTCAGAGAAGCAAGAACAAGAATCGAAAATCGTCCTGAATGGATGGTCATTAAAATGGTTCCCGTTATTCCACCAGAATTAAGGCCACTTGTGCCTTTGGATGGTGGAAGATTTGCCACTTCAGATTTAAATGATCTTTACAGAAGGGTTATTATTAGAAATAACCGTTTAAAAAGATTAATAGAAATAAAAGCGCCGGAAGTTATTCTTAGAAATGAAAAAAGAATGCTTCAGGAAGCAGTTGATTCACTTTTCGACAATTCAAGAAAAGTAAATGCAGTAAGAGCTGAAGGTAACAGAGCTTTGAAATCTTTAAGTGATATGCTTAAAGGGAAACAAGGTCGTTTCCGTCAAAACCTTTTAGGAAAAAGAGTTGATTATTCGGGTCGATCAGTAATCGTTGTAGGCCCACAACTGAAAATGCACGAATGTGGCCTTCCTAAAAATATGGCGGCTGAGCTTTTCAAACCTTTCGTGATTAGAAAATTAATCGAAAGAGGAATTGTAAAGACCGTAAAATCAGCGAAGAAAATTGTTGAAAGGAAGGATCCTGTAATTTGGGATATTCTTGAAAACGTATTGAAGGGACATCCTGTGATGCTTAACCGTGCACCAACTTTGCACCGATTGGGAATTCAGGCCTTTCAACCAAAACTAATAGAGGGTAAAGCTATTCAGTTACATCCATTGGTTTGTACTGCATTCAACGCTGACTTTGATGGTGACCAAATGGCAGTTCATGTACCTCTTGGACATGGCGCCGTATTGGAAGCGATGTTGCTAATGTTGGCCAGTCATAATATTTTAAATCCTGCCAATGGTGCACCTATTGCTGTCCCATCACAGGATATGGTATTGGGATTGTATTATTTGACGAAAGGAAGAAAGCATACAAAAGAATATCCAATAGACGGCGAAGGAATGACCTTCTACGGTCCTGAAGAAGTAATAATTGCCATTAACGAAGGGCGATTAAACAAGCATGCTCACATTAAAGTACGTACGAATGTAAGAAATGAAGCTGGTGAGCTTGAAACAAAATTAATTGAGACAGTTGCAGGAAGAGTTCTTTTCAACCAGTATGTACCTGAAGAAGTAGGGTTTATCGATGAGCTTTTGACAAAGAAAAAGCTGCAAAAAATCATTTCTTCTATTTACAAAACTTGTGGTGTATCAAGAACAGCAAACTTCCTGGATGACATCAAGGAATTAGGATTCCAAAATGCTTACAAAGGAGGATTGTCAATGGGACTATCTGAAATTATCATACCTTCTGTGAAAGAGGAATTGATAGTTAAAGCAAAAGAAGAGGTAGAAGCAGTTTCCCAGAATTATATGATGGGTCTGATTACTGATAATGAAAGATATAACCAGGTGATAGACATCTGGACCAGGATCAATTCTCAAATCACAAACACGCTGATGAAACAATTGGAAACTGATGAGCAGGGTTTCAATTGTATATATATGATGATGCACTCTGGAGCCAGAGGATCAAGAGAGCAGATTCGTCAGTTGGGTGGAATGAGAGGATTGATGGCCAAACCACAGAAAAACTTAGTTGGTAGTGTTGGTGGTATTATTGAAAACCCAATTATTTCGAATTTCAAAGAAGGTCTTGATGTAATTGAATATTTCATATCTACACATGGCGCAAGAAAAGGTCTGGCTGATACAGCATTGAAAACTGCTGATGCGGGATATTTGACAAGGAGATTGGTAGATGTATCTCAGGATGTTGTAATTACCGAGGCAGATTGTGGCACCTTAAGAGGTATCAGTACTTCCGCTTTAAAAGATAATGAAGAAGTAGTTGAGCCATTATCTGAAAGAATTTTGGGTAGAGTTGCCTTGAATGATATCATTGATCCTATTTCCGAAGAACTAATTCTAAAAGCGAATGAGGAAATTACCGAAGAAATAGCAGATAGAATTGACAACTCCGGTATTGAGACAGTGGAAATCAGATCGGCATTGACTTGTGATTCTAAAAAGGGAATCTGTGCTCAGTGCTACGGTAGAAATCTTGCCAGTGGAGATATGGCACAAAGAGGTGAGGCTGTTGGTGTTATTGCAGCTCAATCGATTGGTGAGCCAGGTACTCAGCTGACTTTACGTACGTTCCACGTTGGTGGTACAGCGTCAAATATTGCAACTGAAGCTTCAATCCATGCCAAGTTTGAAGGCGTTGTAGAATTCGAAGATTTAAAAACTGTTACCACAAAAGACAAAGATGATAACGATTCTGAAGTAGTTATGTCTAGAATGGGTGAGATAAAAATTATCGATCCTAAGTCTAAAAAGACCTTAATTACGAATCATGTACCTTATGGTGCTTTCTTAAAGGTTACGGAAAAACAGAAAGTTAAGAAAGGAGAGGAATTGTGTTATTGGGACCCTTACAATGCTGTTATTTTATCAGAATTTCCGGGAGAAATTGCCTATGAGTCAATTGAAGAAGGGATTACTTTTAGAGAAGAGTCTGATGAGCAAACAGGTCACAGAGAGAAAGTGATTGTTGACACCAAAGATAAAACCAAGAATCCTGCAATTATTGTTAGTGATTCTAAAGGGGAAAGCAAGGGATACAATATTCCTGTGGGTGCCCACATTAATGTGAACGAGCGTCAAAAAATTAAAGCTGGTCACATTCTTGCAAAAATTCCAAGATCTACAAGTAAAACAAGGGATATCACGGGTGGACTTCCAAGAGTAACTGAGTTATTTGAGGCTAGAAACCCTTCAAACCCGGCGGTGGTTAGTGAAATTGATGGTGTAGTTTCTTTTGGTGGTATCAAAAGGGGAAACAGAGAGATCTTTGTTGAGTCTAAGGATGAAGTGAAGAAAAAATACCTTGTGCCTTTGTCAAAACATATTCTTGTACAGGATAATGATTTTGTTAAAGCCGGGTATGCACTTTCGGATGGAGCAATAACACCGTCTGATATTTTATCCATTAAAGGGCCAACAGCTGTTCAGGAATATATCGTTAATGAAATTCAGGAAGTATACCGACTTCAGGGTGTAAAAATTAGCGATAAACATATTGAAGTTATCGTTCGTCAAATGATGCAGAAGCTTGAAATTATCGATTCAGGTGATACCAGCTTCCTCAAAGGACAGAATGTTAACAAATTTGCTTTCATGGAAGAAAATGATAACATCATTGAAATGAAAGTAGTTGAAGATCCGGGAGATTCTCAAAATTTGAAACAAGGTCAAATTGTTTCTTTGAGAAAACTCAGAGATGAGAACTCAAGTTTGAAGAGAAAAGATATGAAACCCGTAAAAGTAAGGGATGCAAAGCCTGCATTGGCAAGTCCTGCACTACAGGGAATCACTCAAGCTTCTTTGGGAACTGAAAGTTTCATTTCTGCAGCATCATTCCAGGAAACAACAAAAGTATTAAGCGAAGCTTCAATACGTGGAAAGGCTGATGATCTGCAAGGTCTTAAAGAAAATGTGATTGTTGGTCACAAGATACCTGCCGGTACAGGTTTTAGAGATTTTCAAGATGTAATTGTGGGTTCAGCAGATGATTATGATCTTCTTATGGAAGGGGAAAAAGAAGCTGAATTGAGCGATGAAAAAGTCTCTGAATAG
- a CDS encoding 50S ribosomal protein L10 has translation MTREEKAQIIDDLKVKLSETNHFYFADASGMTVDQTNEFRSLCHKAGIEYKVVKNTLIKKALEEIEGDYSELYDVLKGFSGIMFSKEVGNLPAKVIKDYRKGKGEKPKLKAASIENAFYIGEDQLEALSNLKSKNELIGEIISLLQSPMANVMSGLQSGKNNIAGIVKTLSEKES, from the coding sequence ATGACTAGGGAGGAAAAAGCACAAATTATAGACGATCTTAAAGTTAAGTTATCAGAAACAAACCATTTCTATTTTGCGGATGCTTCTGGTATGACTGTGGATCAAACCAATGAATTCAGAAGTCTTTGTCATAAGGCTGGCATTGAATACAAAGTGGTTAAAAATACGCTTATAAAAAAGGCACTTGAAGAAATAGAAGGTGATTATAGCGAACTGTATGATGTTCTGAAAGGATTTTCAGGGATTATGTTCTCTAAAGAGGTTGGAAATTTGCCCGCCAAAGTGATTAAAGATTATCGCAAAGGCAAGGGTGAAAAACCGAAATTGAAAGCAGCTTCAATTGAAAATGCTTTTTATATCGGTGAAGATCAATTAGAAGCATTAAGTAATCTGAAATCTAAAAATGAACTCATTGGAGAAATCATTAGTTTACTTCAATCACCAATGGCGAATGTTATGTCCGGTCTGCAGAGCGGCAAAAATAACATCGCAGGTATAGTAAAAACTTTATCAGAAAAAGAATCTTAA
- the rplL gene encoding 50S ribosomal protein L7/L12 codes for MADVKAIGDQLVELTVKEVNELADYLKETHGIEPAAAAAPVMVAGGGAGEGAGAAEEKSEFDVILKSPGGAKLQIVKLVKEVTGLGLKEAKEIVDGAPKAVKEGAPKDEAEALKAKLEEAGAEVELK; via the coding sequence ATGGCAGACGTAAAAGCAATAGGGGATCAGCTTGTAGAATTAACAGTTAAAGAAGTTAATGAATTAGCTGACTATTTAAAAGAAACACATGGTATCGAACCGGCAGCAGCAGCCGCTCCAGTAATGGTAGCAGGTGGTGGAGCAGGTGAAGGCGCAGGAGCAGCTGAAGAAAAATCAGAATTCGACGTAATCCTTAAATCACCAGGTGGAGCTAAACTTCAAATTGTAAAATTAGTTAAAGAAGTAACTGGTTTAGGTTTGAAAGAAGCTAAGGAAATCGTTGACGGAGCGCCAAAAGCAGTAAAAGAAGGTGCACCTAAAGATGAAGCGGAAGCTTTAAAAGCAAAATTAGAAGAAGCAGGAGCAGAAGTAGAATTAAAATAA